The DNA segment cagagcagtgatattcctcaggtgatatcctatattcaggcgaggaagttgttgagacggggttgccaggggtttctagcgagtattgtcacgacttcagagccatctagcagatcattatcagagttagaggtggttcgtgactttccgaatgtctttccggaggatgtggcaggaattccaccagtaagagaggtggagttcagtgttgacttagtgccagacaccgtgcctatctctaaggcaccgtacaggcttgctcctaccgagatgaaagagttgaaggagcagattcaggagttgttagagaaaggctttgttcgacctagcttttctccttggggagctccggtgttgtttgtgaagaagaaggatggcagtatgagactgtgcatcgattaccgagagcttaacagagtcacagtgaagaacaagtatccactgccgaggatagaggacttgtttgaccagttgcagggagcttcagtgttctccaagatcgatctgcgatctggttaccatcagttgcgtgttagggatgcagatgtgtccaagactgctttccggacacgatatgggcattacgagttcttagtgatgccatttgggttgaccaatgctccagcggttttcatggatctcatgaaccgagtctttcagccatatctggatcagttcatcatagtctttattgatgatattttgatctattctaggagcatcgaggagcatagacagcaccttcagaccgcattgcagactttgagggagcatcggttgtatgccaagttcagcaagtgcgagttttggcttgagcaggtggcatttcttggccacattatttcgagagatggagttgcagtcgatcagtctaaggtggaggcagtgcagaattggggcattccgaagaatgcttcagagattcgcagtttcttgggtttggccggatactacaggaagttcatcaagggtttttcctctattgcagtacccttgacttccttgaccaagaagaatgcgaagtttatatggagttcagactgtcagaggagcttcgatcagctgaaggaagcactcactacagcaccagtgttagcgatgacagtaccacatgaggagttagtggtttacaccgacgcgtctaaacttggtttaggcgcagtgcttatgcagtgtggtaaggttattgcgtatgcgtcgagacagttgaagattcatgagcagaactacccgacgcatgacttggagttggcagcagtggtcttcgctttgaaaatctggaggcactatctttacggcgagaagtgcaagattttcaccgatcacaagagcctcaagtacttcttcacccagaaggagttgaacatgagacagcgcagatggttggagttggtgaaggactatgattgtgacattagctaccatccgggtaaagctaatgtagtggccgatgctttgagtcggaagtcatcagtggtaacatgtttgactgtgcagttaccactacagaccgagattcagagatttggtttggagtgctatccgagtggccatgcaccgagcttgtcagtgttgacggtgcaaccagttctgcgagatcggattagagaggggcagtccactgatgaggagctacagcgatggagacagagagatgaggccagaggtagtctcttgtatacagtggaggatggcatcgttcagtaccgtgggaggatgtgggtaccaaaCATCGATCAGTTGCGAGCTGAGATTTTGACAGAGGCTcacgcatctccgtactccattcaccccggaagtacgaagatgtacaaggacttgcaactattgtattggtggcccgggatgaagagtgacatcgggagagtggtgtcagagtgcttgacttgtcagcaagtcaaggcagagcatcagcgtccagcgggacttcttagacctctccccattccggaatggaagtgggagaacattacgatggacttcgtggttggcttaccgaggagtaccagagggtgtacagcgatttgggtgattgtggatagactcaccaagtcagctcatttcttgccggtaaagACTACTTACACCTTGACACAGTacgcagagctttacatcagagagattgttagactgcatggcataccagtgtctatcgtgtcagacagagatccgaggttcacctcagcgttttggaagagtctgcacacagccttggggactagacttttgttcagtacagcttttcatccccagacagatggtcagtccgagagagtgatccaggttctcgaggatcttttgagagcttgtgttatcgattttcgaggatcttgggagactagactgccattagtggagtttacctataacaacagctttcagtcgtctataggtatggatCCATATGCAGCGctctatgggaggagatgcagatctccggtgcattgggatgaggttggagagaggattttgttgggtccagagattgtgcagcagacagctgacattgtgacgcagattcgagacaggatgaggactgcgcagagtcggcagaagagttatgcggatgccagacgacgcgatttggagttcgcggtaggtgatcacgtattcttgaaggtgtcacctatgaagggagtagcgcgttttgggcggagaggcaagcttaatccgagatacatagggccattcgagatcttggagcgagttggcacgttggcctatcgtttagctctacctccagggctagcggcagtgcacaacgtattccatgtatccatgcttcggagatatgtttccaacccgtcgcatgtgttggattttgagcccttacagttgccgccagatcttgtttacgaggagagaccagtgcggattttggctagagaggagcggaggcttaggacgcgggtcataccgatggtcagagtccagtggctgaatcactcggaggaggaagctacttgggagaccgaggaggatatgaggactcgctacccggagttgttcgggtaagtactttaatttcgaggacgaaattcaatttaaggggggggagaattgtaacacccggtatttttagttacataaatccgcctgcataattaggatatttaattatttaaatttatgatttatgggttaaataattatgtgaattatttatgcatgatttaagttatttttttaagcatttaacccataattagggatttttatgatttttagtatttttattatttaatcgcgtagacgggaccgtggacggacgggATGACAACTTtcgagccaaattattttatgagcctttttggagccttaaaatattattttgagttttattatctcaaaattttaagtatttaattttatataattttaggagtcctttttattcaaaaattagccaaaatattgactttttactatttttaaaaatttcctactctaatatttcgggatttaacttTCCCATcagattatttttattattaggaatttttaaataagtgTTCTATGGTATAATATAATTCTAATTAAGTTATTATCTTAATTAAATTCTATTTAACCTAAAACCCTAAACCTAATATCCCTAACCTCACGTCCCAAAGCCTTAGCCGACATCTCCCTTTTTCTTCAGCACCTCCATCGACTGAACAATCTCCAAGAAgactccatagccgatcctcTTCAAAGTTTTAAGGTTTCTCGtcgcccgtcgtcccggaaacgtcctacgtgCGTGCTAAATTGatttctacggtgaaaggcatgttttatTTCATCTTTATTTCACCATATCAGTGTTATATGTGCATGTTTTGTATGCATCAAGATCCTTAAGAACTTTTCAGAAAATGGCATGAGTTTGTTGAGtacctcacgttttttttttcattggtTGGCATCATCTCACGTTTTTTTATTGGCAAGGGCGGTTCATGGCTGCTGGCAGGGGTCTTCATGGGTGTGtgagggtccctagggtcggcCTAAACCAGGGCTAAGGGCTGGAGATGGCTAGGAAGAGGCTGGGCATGGCTGCACAAAATCTGTGCTGTTCGCGCAGGTTTAGGGGTTCAAGGAAGggagcttcgttctccttcctcagaccaCGGTTTAGGGTAAGGccggttgggttagaaccccatttgagttttctaagtttttgcAGAAGGTTGCATGGGCTTTCGTGGTCGGAGCTTCGAGGACGAAGGGTTTTCCCGCAGCTGCTCGGGTCTGCGCGACAGTGCAGAAGGGCCGGGTTGCagggcttcgttctcactccatagtcgacggtttgggctggttcttggcTTGTTGGAAAGGTCTGGATGTGAGCTAAGTCCTAGGGGTGGTGCTCCAGccggtgggtggccggagcatggCGGCCGCCGGCGTTCTTTGCAACTGCTCGTGGCCGCAGCAGTGCAGGGAAGAGGGTAATCGAGTTGGGGCTTTGGGAGTGGTtctgggtcgggtcttgggtccgggtcggggcggttaggtagtgggttgggttagtgagttcgggtccgagtttggtgggccgggctcgagtctttttatttttaaagtattttacgaatttatgtgtttttgggtcaaataaattgaaataaaattatttggactcccaaataattttatttggacttttaaaattttaattaagttagtccatttattttatgggcttttgggcccataaaagttaatgggccagtctttgggtttttgggcccaatgggccagtttaagtgttattgggcttagtgtaattttaatgggctttattaatttaattgggcttagaataattatttgggcttaaagtttgaaataatgggcttaagtatgttaatgggccagatttaagttaatggacttgtgtgtagggccagcagtccaggaccatccatgagaaaatttgcatgtgtcctgaatatatatttaattatttatatgcatttaagttattttaatatttatatgttagtaagaaattaaattaaatatatatgatggacacacattttattcaagtacatgcattcatgaaataatattttatgcgtgatttaatgtttaagttgagcaataaaaatattttatgttggaagttgaagtagtgtgacaatttaagggggattcgtccccatatgattgaagggcagtttactgccaatttaagaggtgattcgtcaccggccacgtacgtaggtttccacgctgatcagtatttaatgtatgatttaaggttacactacggatacaaccatgctatgttagaaaataaattgctcaatattgttatgtattatgttatgtattatgtttatttaagtaagttatgttatgtaatttttaagcatgctcattcatgtatatgtatgtattagtattaaattggtttaaattattttaaacccttgttatgttagcatgttgggcctctaggctcactacactggtatggtgcaggtgagtacgttgaggatgacattgtacccaccggaggcgaggacgtatgagcatgcatgcagtggccccgtgaccgtgaaatattctgagtcgctatgcatgttattgttcttgtcagcatgatacatttttattattttcagtgattgagggtctagaatatttatttaatattttcagtgcatgcaaacttttatttacttatgcagtatatttttaattaatgtttgactcagatatttattatatttttaagaatgcatttttatttaagtatttaattgtttattcattttaaatatttttattctgtgcatatatgtatgggcatatatgtacatattttatttagtaagtataaaaaaaaaaaaaaaaattccgcatatttatttattatagagttagggtcgtttcattccAGCTATGAAGTGAGCTAGCCATCTTGGCGAGATAATCTGCTTTTTCATTGCCCTCCCTCGGAATTTGCTCAAACAATACCTCATCAAAGAAACCCTTAGCTTCCTCTATCGCCCTCATATATTCCTTCAGCTTTTCATTTTTGACTTCATACGTTCCGTTCACCTGCTGGGCTACTAACTGTGAATCAGAGTAGAGGTGCACCCGAACTGCCCCAGCTTGCTTAGCTGCTCGGAGGCCAATCAACACAGCCTCATACTCTGCTTCGTTATTAGAAGCTCGAAAATCCAACGTAACTGCCAATCTGATCTCATCTCCGCGAGGGGAGATCAAAAACACCCCCACCCCACATCCTTCACTATTAGAAGAGCCGTCAACGTATACTTTCCACAAATCCTCTGCTTCCATATGTCTCGTTTCGGCAAGGAAATCAGTTAACGCCTGAGCCTTAACGGCCGTCCTTGGTTCATACTGGATATCATACTCACTGAGCTCCGTAGTCCACTTTACCAACCTTCCCAAAATATCAACTCGAGTTAATATCCTCCCAATATGGCTGTTGGTTAGCACCACAATAGGATGTGATAGAAAGTAAGGTCTGAGCTTCCTTGCTGTCATAACCAAGGCTAATGCTAACTTTTCCACCTCTGAATACCGAAGTTCTGCACCCTTAAGGGCATGTGAGAAGAAATATATAGGGTGTTGAGCTGTTTTCTCCTGCCTAATAAGTACTGAGCTAACGGCCCCTTCCAAAGCTGATAAGTAGATGTACAATGGTTCACCAGGAATTGCCTTAGCCAACACAGGGAGTTCAACTAAGTAGCTTTTTAAGTCATCAAATGCCTTCCCGCATTCATCATCCCATTCAAACTTCTTGGCTTTGCGAAGCACCTTGAAGAAAGGTAAGCTTCTATGGGCTGATCTTGATATAAATCGAGACAAGGCTGCAATCCTTCCTGCCAACCTTTGAACTTCTTGAAAGTTACGGGGAGCAGACATGGATTGAATAGCCTGCACCTTCTCAGGACTGACCTCTATGCCCCTCTCAGTAACCATATACCCCAAAAACTTACCTCCCCTGACTCCGAATACACACTTCTCCGGATTAAGCTTCACCTGATAAGCCCTCAAAGTCGAGAAAGTCTCCTCAAGATCGGCCAGCAACCCCACATCATCCTGAGACTTTACCAgaatatcatctacataaactTCCACATTTCTGCCAATTTGGGAGGCAAACACTCTGTCCATGAGTCTTTGATAAGTGGCCCCTGCAttcttcaaaccaaaaggcatcactccGTAACAAAAAGTTCCATGAGAGGTGGTGAAACTTACCTTGTCCTGATCTTCCTCTTCTAGAGGAATTTGATGATACCCCTGATATGCATCCATGAAGCATAAGTACTGATGACCTGCCGTTGAATCAACCAATTGGTCAATTCGAGGCAGTGGATAGCAATCCTTTGGGCATGCCTTATTCAGGTCCCTGAAATCAATACACATTCTCCACTTTCCTGAACTCTTAGGGACAAGGACCACATTGGATAACCAGGTAGGGAATTGCACTTTCCTAATGTGTCCTGCCTTAAGAAGTTCCTCTACCTCTTTTTTAATGACCTTATCCTTGTCTGGACCAAAGTGtttctttttctattttatCGGTCTTACTCCCGCAAGAATATTTAGTCGATGAACCATAATTTCTGCACTGACCCCTGTGAGCTCCGATACAGACCAAGAAAAAACATCTTTGTTCTTCTTTAAGCAACCAACCAAGTTTTGCTTCACTGATGGGCTCAGATCAGCAGCTAATTTGACAATCTGAGCTCCCGGGATTAATTCCACCTTCTCATGACCTTCTTCGGACATCAAAAGCACCTTCTGTCCGTGCACCTTCGATGTTCGACCTATCGAAACCATTCCTACctccctcttcttcttctttgaatCAATCCTTACCTCATTCACATAGCACAACCGAGCTGCTTTCTGATCACCCCGAACAACCCCCACTTCTCTTCCACTTGGGAACTTCAACTTTTGATGATAGGTAGATGCCACGGCTCGGAAATCACTCAGGGCAGGGCGCCCCAATATTCCATTGAAAGAGGATGGTGCCTCCACCACGGTGAAGCAAGCCATTTTAGTTACTCTCTGCTCTCCACTCCCAAGGGACAAAGGGAGCACTATCTGTCCCAACGGTTGCAGAGCATGACCCGTGAACCCGTACAACTCTGTGGTGATTGGATCCAACTCAAATCCTTTCAATTTCATTTGGTCCAGAGAGTTTCTTTAAAGATAATGTTTACTGAGCTCCCAGTATCCACAAAGATGCGAGCCACGTCATAATTGGCTATGGTCAAGGTGACCAGTAGGGGATCATTATGAGGTAGCACCACATCCTTTAAATCTTCCCTCCCAAAACTGATGTTCGGGTCAATGGGACAGCTGAGCTGAGAACttacctcaaaattttccaaCTTACGCCCGTGAGCTTTGCGAGCCCTTCCCGAATCTCCATCCGTACTACCCCCGAAGATCATATGGATAACAACCCGATTGGGATGATTTGCAATTTGCTGCACCCTATCTCCTTGACCGTTTTGAGGAGCTCTTCCCTGATGATCACCTATTCTCTTGATTCCTCCATTGGGGAGCTCGGCCTTGGCGAGAAGGATTTGCTCTTCGAGTCAGCTCAGCTCTGATTCGAGGGTCATCATACATGATCCTTTGAACCTCCTCACCTAGCCTCTGACAATCATTGGTGATATGCCCATACTCCTGATGAAAATCGCAAAACTTGTCAGATGGCGGTAACCGCGGGCCTTTCTCAGCATTACGGGGTCTCACAAGTGCTCGCCTAtcctcacatacttgcattgccTTCTCCAGGCTTACCGATAGGGGTACATAGGGGTAGGGTCCTTTGACCCTGTTCATCTCTTCTGCCACCCTTTTCCTTCCTCCTTCTGTCTTCCCCTCTGCCTTTGCTCCCACCTTGGCACTGGGCTTATTCCCAGACGTTCCTTCCTGTCTTCTCTGCCTTTGTGCATCCTCCAAATTCACGTACTTCTCAGCTCGACTAAGGAGCTCATCATAAGTCAAAGGAGGCTTCTTGACTAAGGATCTGAAAAACTCCCCTCCTCTCAACCCTTGAGTGAAAGAGTTGACCAAGGTGTCAGCAGTGGCAGCAGGTACTTCCAGAGCCGTTGTATTGAAGCGCTGAACATACTCCCGCAACAATTCCACCTCAGATTGCTTCATATTGAACAAACTGAGAGAATTCTTCAAATATCTCTTGCTACTCGCATATTGGTGTAGAAAGGCTGAGCTGAAGTCATTGAAACTTTGAATACTACCAGGCTGTAAAAGGTTAAACCATTGCTGGGCTGACCTTACCAAAGTAGTGAGGAAGACCCGACAtttaattgcatctgagtatctATGCAACAAGGCTGCATTTTCAAATCTCCCCAAATGTTCCTCCGGATCTGAGCTCCCGTCATATTCCCCTAAATTAGGCTGCTTAAAATTTGCAGGGAGTTCTTCATCTAGAATAGCCCGAGCAAAAGGACTTTCCCTCTGTATTGGCCCAGGCCGACCTCCTACTTGCCGACCTAGTCTCCTAATCTCTTCCCACACCGCATCCATTGGGTTTGGCTGACCCACGGGAGGAGGTGGTGGATTTTGACCCATGACCGCTTGCACCGTTTGAGTGATGAACTGGCTGAGCTGATCTACAGTCATATCCGCCACATTTCCTCTTCCccttcctcttcctcttcctgcCATATCTACGTCCAGCTCaaatttcccacagacggcgccaattgatgtaCCTCAATTAAGTGATCTCCTTGGATGAGCTGAAGAAACTCCTCCAAATAAAATATGAACTGCTTCTGCTGACCTGAAACTACTAACAAGAGTGTTAAAGGGAGGCCGGAAGGTGTTCCggcgtatcccctccgacgctcaagtcagatgctaggatagcgaaaatatagagagtggtgtgtgAATACGAGTGAATAATTAGGATCCAAATAATGAAAATGAACctgatatttataggagaaAGCTCCGTAATTTTCGCTTACCTCCCTTATTAAGAACCCGAGAATCACGGGATCACGATCCCGAATATCTAGGCTGAGATCTCGCCCGAATCTTATCTCAAACACTGATCCTAACATCCTAGCTGGTTCATCGAGGTTGCCGAACAAATTCACCCAACTAACTCCTTATTGTCATCAGGGTTGAGCTGAGCTCCCAGACacctgagctgagctcccgacccgagctggcaATTATAGTGgtggagcttggccgagctcccgagctcccgaggcCGAGCTCCCGACCAGAGCTGGAAGTTAAGGTGgtggagcttggccgagctcccgagttCCCGAGCTGAGATCCTGAACTCTCTCTGATAAATTAGGGATGTTCCTTTTACCTTAGGGTCATCTATGAGCTGAGGTAATTTCCTCCTGGGGGTATCAGATTATAAGTGTTTGTAACTTCTaaaaaatgattatgaatttttttcacaaaaaatccATAATCAACAATAACTTTTTTTGAGGTAGCAAACacttcttttttttattaattaatttccaAGGTTATAAAATTCTATAATTTTGACCATATTATTTTCAACACATTAGTTTACATGttgatttttaaatttcttgCATAAATGGGACTACGCATGTGGTATGCATGGTTTTTACGTGGCATGTTGCCTAATAAGTCAGGGAAATATCAACGCAGAAATCTATTAAACAAATTATAAAGTAATTTACAGggatttttttaatacaaaattTCCATTTTGAAAAGTATTAAATGGCAAATAATTGCACCACCTTATTTTTTCCCCCCTAATATGAATAATAAATACAGGAAAACAATTATATTCTTGTTTCTGGTTGATGAGTTGTCGTTTCATTGTTT comes from the Henckelia pumila isolate YLH828 chromosome 1, ASM3356847v2, whole genome shotgun sequence genome and includes:
- the LOC140874288 gene encoding uncharacterized protein, with the translated sequence MAGRGRGRGRGNVADMTVDQLSQFITQTVQAVMGQNPPPPPVGQPNPMDAVWEEIRRLGRQVGGRPGPIQRESPFARAILDEELPANFKQPNLGEYDGSSDPEEHLGRFENAALLHRYSDAIKCRVFLTTLVRSAQQWFNLLQPGSIQSFNDFSSAFLHQYASSKRYLKNSLSLFNMKQSEVELLREYVQRFNTTALEVPAATADTLVNSFTQGLRGGEFFRSLVKKPPLTYDELLSRAEKYVNLEDAQRQRRQEGTSGNKPSAKVGAKAEGKTEGGRKRVAEEMNRVKGPYPYVPLSVSLEKAMQVCEDRRALVRPRNAEKGPRLPPSDKFCDFHQEYGHITNDCQRLGEEVQRIMYDDPRIRAELTRRANPSRQGRAPQWRNQENR